Below is a window of Cryptomeria japonica unplaced genomic scaffold, Sugi_1.0 HiC_scaffold_612, whole genome shotgun sequence DNA.
CCCCACAATGTAGAATCTATGCCAATAGTAGATGCCCAAAGCTGGAGGTAGAAGATGGTCCATGATcatcgaacaatgttcctcccTTAGTAATAAACAAAACCAAATGTATATACATGAAGTATTCCCATTAATGAAAGGATCTTAAGGGAAGAAATATAAAAATGTATGAAGTCTCTGAACTCTGCTCATGTGTCTCCATGCCGATGTTGAAAGTTGCCACTATCAAGTTAGGTGTTTCAGAGGTACACTGCTGGAGATGAACATCCATAGTCTAGTACAGAGGAATGTAGAATATGATCTAAAGATGAAAATGGCTCCTCCAAGTGTTGCTCAAAAGTCTCCACACCAATGTCAAATGATCATGTGAAAAAAGATCAAGAGGCTTTAAAGTATCTAAACAAAGGACACAATTCCATAAGAGCTAACATCAAAGAGAATGGCAATGAAACATTCATaaaattttcttaaatttttttcttgTTGTAGGCGTGTTAAATTTTTTATGAAGAAAAAATCTACCCAAAACCAAATGCCTATAAGCTAATTAAAAATCCATATGAATATAATAATTCTATTCTATATTCAATATTACGAGACAAGTTATATAGACTAATAGACAAATATATGGGCCTCTTGAATAAAAGAATCAAGGAGATGACATGTTTAAAAGGTATGAGTTAAATCTCAattattctcatatatatatatatagttgacgAAGTAGTGGTGGCACTTGTCTATATCAAGTTATGGTGTATGGATGACATTATTAGTTACTTAGGTAAGAATAAACAAATATCCTAATAATCGCAACTAAACTTATTAAGTAGACCTGCAATATCACACATAATATAAAATATCTAAGGTGAATATAATATTAAACCAACAAGGCATATAAAATGAAGTTAATCATCAAGCCAATCTAAACTAAAATGTACTTCCATAATTTCTACTTCAAGTTTAGGGATAGAAATACTCTTGACTTGTAACCATTGCTTCCCAATCTTCTCATCACAAACAACATGTTTCAAAGAACTTAGTCCATAAATGGTTTTAGGAAGCCTCATCAAATGTGAACACTCTCTCATATCAAGTTCACTCAATTTATTTAGTTGACCTATCTCCTCTGGAAGTTCTCTTAGACCATCACATAATGAAATGTCTAGACATTCCAGTTGGCCAAGTTTTCCAATTGATGTAGGAAGCTCTTTTAAGCTTGGTAATGCTGATAGACTTAACACTCTCAAATTGACTAGATTTCCAATGTTGTATGGTAAATTTTGAACAAGATGACAATTGGTAAAGGAGCATATTTGAGCAAATGGCATATAACAAATACTAGAGGGTAACTTCTCCAAATCACTACAATGATCCAAGTTAAACACTCTTAGGTTCATAATGTTGAAGGTTGGTGTATTTCCAAATCCTTCACATAAGCTTAATGATAACTTCTCCAAGTTTTTTAGTTCTTTATTGTGTTTTTGAAAAGGGATTGAAATCAACCTCTCCAAATGGACAACCTTGAGTTCAGTGAGAGAAGATAAGGCATCTAGACCTTTCAACATGGCTCTTTTTGGACCAAAATTAAATACAATGAGCATTTTCAAACATTTCATAGATTTTAGAAATGGAGGAAGAAAGTATTCAGTTGCATTGAATAGTAATACCAAAAACTCCACCTTGGGAAAGTTCATTTCATGCCATTGAGTTTCATCCATAGGTCCTGCATGAACATATCAAATGAAATCCAATTAGAACATTCTATGTTGGCCACAAATGTTGATATTTCGGTTTAGTTGTCAACATATTGCAAGGAAAATTGTGAGAATGAAAAATGTAAATTAATACAAATATTTCGTCTCCTATGCAAACAATAAGAAGATAGAGGATGAGACAAACAATTATGTCCGATAAACTTGTATATAAGAAAAAAAGACAAATAAAGAAATGAAtgaatcctaaaaattagaatagtttatattttatgTTGCGACTATTGAGTACCTAAGTAGTTATTTATCATATATTTTTAACAtatacaagaaataagagaattaGTAATTTATATGTTTCAAGTAGAGAAAAGATTATCAAAGGTGTTTAGAGGAATGATATAAATGGAGAATAGGATGCTTTGAGAACTAATGTAGATAACATATACAAAACAACATAgtgatatttttaaaaaattattttcaataacATACCTGTGTGAATAGAGACAATTTGAGCATCAAATGCTATATCACCAAATGATTTCCATTTCTCTGGAAAACCATTATCCTTGGAACTCATAAGCAACCTCTTCCTATGGAGTACATTATCTTGAGATCCTAGATATAATGATAAATCTTGTATCACATCATGTTGAGAAAAGTACAACTTTGAGGCATTTCTATAGTTGAGAGTCTTTGTATTCCTGTTCATTGCAAGCAACATGTTAGAATTATGTAAACAATtatatgagaaattaaaaattgtTCACAAGGAGATTTAATTTTACCTTCGATCACTGGTTAAATTCAGAAGATTTCTTCGTGCAAGCATAGATAAGATGGCAAAGGAATCTTGCCACTCTAGCTTTCTAACATTAACCCAAGTATCTAGTAGTGCATCGACACATATTTTTCTATTCCCAGGAAACAATCCCAAATCTAGGAAACATTCCTTGACTATATCATCTAAGGAATCAATACTAGGTTGAAAACATCTAAGTAGCCCTTCTTTGTGATAATCAAATATAGTTTCTCCTTTGGAAATATTATTCTTTTCCCTCTCCCAAGCCACATGGGGTTGTCCATGCAAAGAACTTCCAATCACCTTTAGAGCAAGTGGCAAACCACCACATTTTTCTTGCACCTATAATTCAAGAAAAAGAATCAAATTATCTTGAAATCTTATGGAACAATATCAACACATGTAATTTTAGAGAATGTGTTTATTTAACCTATTCTGAACTTCATAATTTTATACAATCATATTTGTATAGATAAAAATAATGATACGAATTTCTTATGGATacctttttattttattatgttcAATTAAATGTTTGAATCTAATTTGCATGTTTCTTATATTatcaattcaagatcaataaaGCATGAGGTTTTTCTCATAAAATTCTATTTGAACTATATAACATAAGCACATATATGAAATAATCTCTATGTTCTTTCATCACATGTCAGTAAAGCCAAATACTCTTGACAACATACCTTGTTACACACAGGAAACTTACATATATAACTTCTTATATATAATTTTTGTTGATTCATAGCTATTATTTTTATGGTGTGTAAAGTTGAATATATGTTTCACCCAATGAAAAGATAAATATAAAAAAGACTATTAAAATTTAAAACCTTTTGTACCCAAAAttactaatattatattataaattttactaTAGAGAACAAAattatatatgtaaagaaaataaAAGTAGTTTCATGTAAGTCTACAATTACAAATAGTTTAGAAAAAGAGTACCTCTTTAACTAGACTTGAATCCATAGTACTTGGAATTGATGTTTGTCCAAAAGCCCAAAAGCAGAAAAGGGATAGAGCATCCGCACGATCTAACAATGGCAATTGATATGATTTAATAGAAGGAGTTTATGGAATAATGGAACTGTCTCTTGTTGTTATAAGAGTCTTATATCCTTTTCCTTCAAAGAGTAGTTTCTCTAAATTTTCACTTGACCAAACATCATCCAATATCACTAAAGTTGGCTTGGATTCCTTTAGAAGATGTTGTTGCAATTGTACATACCCATCTTCAACATTTTGAAACTCggttcttttctttttaataatctTCTCCCACATGATCTCCAATATTTCTTTAAGATTTAAAGATTGGGAGACATTGATGAAAATCACATTATTCTTAAAGTAATCTGATgatcataaataaacaaatatatgTTAGATGATAAAAtccataataataataaaaaacaacgATCTTGAAATAGAAAATCATGTCGAATAGTTAATTAGATAAGAAaccacaaaataaaaataataagaacAAAAATTTGAACCGATACACTAACACGAATAAATTGACCCAACCAAGAGAAATCTactaaaaattgaataatttgtgCACTGACCCACCCATGAGAAATCTACTCATAATTGATTAATTGACTCAAATTATCCTGATGATAGATCAGGAGTGTAATCTAAaacattgattaaaaaaaaaaatgtttatataatttaataCAGAAACCGCTAGATCTAGAaacatctatctatctatattatGAATTGTGAAAATCTTTTACCataaatttgaaaaatgataagaaataCACGATGTAAAATTATTTTCTTCCTCCCCTGTCTGAAAGCACTTAAGATATAAACATTCTATTCTAATTATAAACAATCATCGAAATAACAAGGCTACTGCCACTTAAGTTAAATTTAAACTAAAATGGTGTGGGTAGTTTAACACAGAGAGATCTCTTGAATGGATTTAAACAGAGAAAGCACATAACAATTGAGAAAACACAGAGAAGTGGGGGACTCACCTTTGATTTGAGGATCATTGGAGAGAGCCAACGCAAGGGTTGTTTTCCCACCGCCACCAATGCAGTGCACACCAACAGCAGAAACTTCTCTCCCCAACAAAACCTCCTTCAAATCCCCAATACTTTTCCTCAATCCCACACAAAACTCCGATTTTCTAGAGTCTGTGGATTCCTTTACCATTACAGTGCTGTCAACCAGATCAACTGAAGCCATTTTACGAAACTTGTTGCTGCAGATTGCTAACTTGTTAATATCACACAGTGGTTGCTTTGATATATACAATGCAAGTATGAGAGGCAGTGATCTGTTGAAGTGTTCTCTACGCCTCCATCACAGGCCACCGACAGTACAATAATATTTTAATGGTAAAGCAGGACGACAGCACAGATAGCGTGTCTGGAAAGCTTTGGGAGACAGTTTTCGAATACCTTTAATAAAGTTGTCGGTGTTgacctttaatttttttaaaattctcaGTTAGACACGTAGTGTTTTGGCTTTTTCGTTTGTCGACACATTGCTCTCAAAAGTGTTGTAAAGATAATGTCGGTGGAAAGATCCGTTtacactttgactttgatttttagaGGAAAATGTGGTGTTAATATTTTTCAGGGCCATTCCGATATGATGCGAGGGGGTCGGGTTGGAGGCAGGTCGAACATTATTATTGGGCGCTTTAGGAGGGTGGGAGGGCGATATAATTCTATGTTTCGACTATGGGGTTATAGATGAGGGAGTTCTCGCGGGTGGGAGGAGGAGAGAAGGGATAGGTGAAGTATTTCGAATTGTGGGGTATAGATAGTTCGAttatttcatttgatttttttAGGTAGGTAGGTCGAATATGTGGGAGGTTTCATTTGGTTGATTATTCTCACTGAAAGTTCAGATGTGATAGTCCATCCAATAGGGGCATTTGGTACTGGTTTTCCATCTCTAGTCTCCAAATCTCATGATTCTTCGACATTCTTTCGGTCTAAAGTTTCAACTAGGCGATCTCTCAACCATCCACCCAATTCCTATAGTAGAGGGGCGATTCGACATCTTGAGAATCGATCTCCCAACCACTTGGAAAAATGAAGGATATATCAAGTTTATTACATTTTCTTTTTTATAAATAAGGATAAGATATAATAAATGATCtcttgtttcattgtttttctttttaaataattataaattttatgttattattatattattttaaaaatacatTAAATGATATTTTGTTCATAATATTTGTTATTCTTTCAAACATATCCATTGCAATATatgccttattttattttatttatataatgagGAGATTCAAACTTAGCACCTTCTAGATATCTATAACATGATTGTGCATGCCTTTTTAATGTACCTTCTAAGTGACTACATCATGATTGCCCATGACTTTTTTTATATTAAGTGCTATGAAACTTCTTATGACATTATTGTCATGTTATTTTTATTATAGAGGAAGGCTATATCAAACAATTATAAAGTTATGATATCATTATTACATTATTTTTATAAAAAGGAAGGATAAATCTGTATAAATTTAAAactttttgaaattgaaaaatgatAGATAAATGGAAtagtttacatatatttttttttaataaaaaaataaatttatatgctTATTATTACATTGATTTTGTTCTTTAATATTATAGTGGTATATTTTTGGTAGGCAACAACctaaaattttaaatttgtaataatttttttctttcttggTAACTTTAGTGATGTAGAGAAAAGATTCTTTATTATGTTTTTTAATAGGTGGTAAGCATTTAATTATGCGACAAAGAGTTATCTTGATCCTATTCAAACTTGGAATTCTTGTGTTAGTATCTTGTAGGAGGGCTAATAGCCTTTTAGAAATTATTATTACGAGTATATAGAGTTTTAACAGTTGTGAAAATGTTAGGGAAAAACAATAGAAGAATACACTATTGAGTTCCATGATTACTCTACATGCTTATATGAAAATAATTTAGAACAAGAAAAAGTGCTCAATATTCACATTAGTGGGCTATTCACATCGAAATTGAGTTCTTGACTTTAGATACATTGGTTCAAGCTTCATTCTATAATAAATTGAAGATaaggaaaaaatcaacaaaaaacttTCCTTGCACAATGGAAAATTCAAACATGAATCTAATTCACATCCTTTGTGAAGAAGCGTAATTCTCCTACATATAAGTAACTGCCCAACTCCAATCCTTTTGCAACAAATGATAAATCATCCACATTGTCCAACTGAGCTATAAGAAGGGAATTGAGAGACAATAAGGTGAAAAATGGTGCCCTCACCATCACACTATTTTTCATTATGATGCTGAATTTCACACACAAAAAATCTCTTTGATAGTGGGCCACATCAAATCCTACACAAATTGAGGATAATAATTTGGAGGCACAATGCCATAGCATTAAAATCATAACTATTGACATTTCCAAGGAATTGAGTTGTCTCTTCTACCAAATGTTGGGCCAACAACCAACAAACACATATCACAATTGATAATGAAATCCATAAGAGCATCATTTTATAAGAATTTATCAAGAATCTAAGTCTTTCCATTGATGTGCGCCCAAAACCATACTAGATTTTAGATGGTTACAACAAGCTAACTATATTCAAGTGATGCATCAAATAAATTGCAAGTAAAAAATAATGCAAGAAAGAGTAAGTGGTGAGGTTATATTGCTAGAATTTTGTGACATCCCACTTAAAAGTACATGTATGTGCTGATAAATATACTATCTATCATGTGAAACAACAACAATTTCTAGTGTATATCATCAACCGTTATTTGAACCATAATGAAAAATATTTGTTAGATGATGAATAGTTCAAATCAAggcctcaaattttgacaaatatgacaagCAATAAGGGGAACTAATTGtcacaaatttattaaaatttagttCAATGTTGGTTAAGTCACCCATGGATTATTTTATTAAActtttaaattgaatttttttcCATATTGAATGACGTGTGATTAGATCCTAATCACCCAACATTTATGTTAGTCTTTAGAAATTTAAATCATATATACCACTAATACTACATTTCCTTTTAGCTTTTGGGGTCACATTGTCATGTGTCAATTTTCCATCATTGATTTCCTTTCTAATCCAACAATTTTGATTTCTTTTGAAGAATTAATATCCATATATGATGTGATATTCAATATTCACCTATTTTGGAATTATTTGAGAAAGCTAGATTATTTATTGATCAGTAGTTGA
It encodes the following:
- the LOC131048459 gene encoding LOW QUALITY PROTEIN: probable disease resistance protein At4g33300 (The sequence of the model RefSeq protein was modified relative to this genomic sequence to represent the inferred CDS: substituted 1 base at 1 genomic stop codon), with amino-acid sequence MASVDLVDSTVMVKESTDSRKSEFCVGLRKSIGDLKEVLLGREVSAVGVHCIGGGGKTTLALALSNDPQIKDYFKNNVIFINVSQSLNLKEILEIMWEKIIKKKRTEFQNVEDGYVQLQQHLLKESKPTLVILDDVWSSENLEKLLFEGKGYKTLITTRDSSIIPXTPSIKSYQLPLLDRADALSLFCFWAFGQTSIPSTMDSSLVKEVQEKCGGLPLALKVIGSSLHGQPHVAWEREKNNISKGETIFDYHKEGLLRCFQPSIDSLDDIVKECFLDLGLFPGNRKICVDALLDTWVNVRKLEWQDSFAILSMLARRNLLNLTSDRRNTKTLNYRNASKLYFSQHDVIQDLSLYLGSQDNVLHRKRLLMSSKDNGFPEKWKSFGDIAFDAQIVSIHTGPMDETQWHEMNFPKVEFLVLLFNATEYFLPPFLKSMKCLKMLIVFNFGPKRAMLKGLDALSSLTELKVVHLERLISIPFQKHNKELKNLEKLSLSLCEGFGNTPTFNIMNLRVFNLDHCSDLEKLPSSICYMPFAQICSFTNCHLVQNLPYNIGNLVNLRVLSLSALPSLKELPTSIGKLGQLECLDISLCDGLRELPEEIGQLNKLSELDMRECSHLMRLPKTIYGLSSLKHVVCDEKIGKQWLQVKSISIPKLEVEIMEVHFSLDWLDD